One region of Manis pentadactyla isolate mManPen7 chromosome 9, mManPen7.hap1, whole genome shotgun sequence genomic DNA includes:
- the LOC118924745 gene encoding C4b-binding protein alpha chain-like has product MALALCLKPKIESGNLSGNKDQYVDPENATVQCDSGYRVIGSPSIICSENGTWYPGVPTCEWDTHKGCEQVLAGRKLMQRLPSPEDMKLALELYKLALEIGQLGRRET; this is encoded by the exons CTTTATGTCTGAAACCAAAGATAGAAAGTGGGAATCTGTCTGGGAATAAAGACCAGTATGTTGATCCTGAAAATGCCACTGTCCAGTGTGACTCTGGATATCGTGTGATTGGCTCTCCAAGTATCATCTGCTCAGAGAATGGAACCTGGTACCCAGGGGTGCCCACATGTGAGTGG GACACCCATAAGGGCTGTGAGCAGGTGCTAGCAGGCAGAAAACTCATGCAGCGTCTCCCAAGCCCGGAGGACATGAAACTGGCCCTGGAGTTGTACAAGTTGGCTCTGGAGATTGGACAACTGGGCAGGAGAGAGACTTGA